The region aaaaaaaaagaaaaaaaaaagaaagaagaacttgcacggcaagtGTCTgatctttattaatttttttattctcttctttcgtctgcatcttcttccttcctctttctttcttcttctattcttctgTTTCTTGCCGAGAacagagacgagagagtgagactgagagattagggagagagtgagattgagagaccgagagagagagattcagagaCTGATCGAGAGGAAGAGAACCCGGGTGAGACCCGACCAACCCAGACCCACGTCCGTGGGTCAGCACCGATAGTCGACCGGAAGCCCGATTTCCGGAGGGTCGACGGCGGGCTGACAGCGTCGTCCAGCAGAGCAGGGGCCGTGAAACCCGGCCGACCCATCAAACCCGAAGAAAACCCGAGAGATCCAAGAAACCCGTGACTCACGACCCGTGACCGTTGAACCCAACGGCGTCGTCCAGTGGAGCGGAGGCTGTTTTCCGGCGAGATAAGTCGATTTCCGGTGGAGCCCAGGCCGATTTCCGGCCGATCGAGGAGGACCCGAGCGACCCGCGAGCCAAACCAGTCGGATCCGGGAGAACTTGTGCGACCCGAACCTTCCGGAGGTTcgatcctccatgtccggcGGTCCCTGTAGCGGTTTCCGGTGAGCCGTTACCCGTGTGCAGCAGCCCAGCCGAACCCCGAAGCCCCGTGACCCAGAACCCGACCCCGTGACCCGAagacccgagaggaagacccgaTTCTTCTTGTGCAATTCCGGCGAATTTCCAACGATTTTTTCCGGCGAACCAGAGCCGATTTTCGGTGATTTCTTCGGTGGATTTTCTGGGAAAATCCTCAAAGTGAGTAAACCCTATGATCTAGTTTGAGTGTTTTGAATTGTGTGGATTTTGGACAGTGGCCGTGGGCTGtgtttgagtattttttttaatattgtttgtGTTCCAAGTAGCTTGGTCCACAGTGATGACTTTGCTGTGATGTGTTTCTTGTTTAGGTTTACTGGCAGTGAGGGGTTGGGATACTATTTTGGCTATATCATGTATTGATTTGGGTTTCCACTTACTTGTCGTTGATTTAGTTGGTATTTGAAGTTAAGTTCTTAGATCAAGCTTGTGTTGAGTTGTTTAGGGCTTTATGGTTCTGGCTAAATTAGATTTGATCACTGGTCTTGGCAAAAAGGGGATTGGATTAGGTTTGTGTCCTTTATTGATGGGTATTCGGATTTGGAGATTTCATTGATTATGAGTTGATTTCAGGTTATTAATGATTTTGATGTTGAAATCGTCTCTGGAATTGGCTATGTAATTCCTGCTTATGGTGATTTGGAtatttgttttaggttgtttaAATGAATAGATATTGGAATATTATTTGGAGGTTTTTGGCTAGATAAttaagtgatatatatatatatatatatatatatatatatatatatatatatatatatatatatatatatatatatatatatattgtgttaaATTGAAATGGGATAAATGTAGTCTTAATGGTTTAAGACTTTTGGTGGCTTTTGTTGTTGATCAATTATAATATGAGGTATTATTCGGATTAGTGTAAGTACTGTGATGGAGTTTCTGTAATGTTAGTTTAGAGGATCATAGTAATTTTACAAAGCATGGGTGACGTATTGATGGATAATACCTTTTGGAGGCCTCTTGTTATGTGTTATGTTTACTTTAGTAAAATTGTAGGAttcaaattttagaatattcttctaagcttattctttcaatttatttaggtaaaagctcgactCCGAGGCTAACGGCTAGtgcaggtaaggggatacaacaccgaaaaacccccaacaagattttattataaatcttttgaaaaagtgttggggaattttacaaagcgttgctcatgtgatttttaatgccaagctttatttctcatatgatattgtttaagacttttgagcataaatcacagttttggttaagagcatttctaagaattatgatttatgcataattatagttaagactAAGAGTATTTCAGAAATTGTGAATTATGCatacagatatgattaagagcatttttaaagttttgatttaTGCATATATGATCAAAGGTAGttcaaagttatgaattatgcatacttacaatgatgaaaaatagagcatttgaaagatatgattacagaaaaattccaaagtatatgattctattcaagaatacagttttgaaagaaaagagattctaaagttaaattctgcacatgactacagttatgaaaacggctcttacagttttgaaataaagtatacagataaagcagagcccacagtattacagaaaatcgttcatgtgcagtaactgtttaaccctgaggcactattacagctaggattggtacccatagggtagcatggcaagcataccatgtgttggtgtgtgctaccagccgatgttggccttcacctagggaagatccccaactcggaaccggctctcccctgtgacgacaggctgagtccataggtctttgtgacaaaagccaacgtgctccgctcacggataacagcggtttagagtctataaagggttaaaccacagagaaatgattaaagagagaaaactgataaaaagaatatactggatcataataaactgtcattctcatttataaactgtcattcttatatcattattcatattctacaaattctttttaattgttcatatgctatgccacctttcctaaaacaatacatttcatttatgaatcatgctttaatatgtgttttcttataaaacataaatagcctagcatatcacttctcagacaatttttcataacttgaatctctaacttatactcaatctaaaatcacatattcatacttctaaacatcatcgtaatcttaatatattcaaaaacacttaaatcatctaaaataaattaaaatcaatatactattggtttaggttgtaattcaatttactttatgcaattcaacatatgtgaaattaattcttaacagtgagtagaataaatctgtcattatgaaaatgactaaagattatggcataaaggtttatagcatgttttatttcccctggtgttgtattttccttactgagttgtcgaactcaccccttcttCCTCCACCCCTCTCCAGATGATAACCGTAAGACgaagtctttttcttgtaagggcgtagacctcgctgagagcgattgttcgtgatgaaccagccaaaccctaatattgtatagtatgatttgttccttttggagttcatgattttgtatagatttataaatagaaaggtttaagagagtagaagttttaaattttttagttgtaaatgcacgcttttatttaaaatatttgtttttagcacttaaactcacgtttcccttatatcccaaaacgggggcgtgaaaGTCTGTGTGGGAAGAAATTGGGTGCTCTTCGTCAACCTGTCTACAATAACTCATATGGCATCTTGTCCACTTGGTGCTTTTGGAAGACTCACCACAAAATCCATAGGGATCTGATGCCACTTCCATATAAGAATTGCAAGCGACTTAAGTAGTCCTGCAAGTCTCTGGTGTTCAGCTTTAACAAGCTGGCAAGAATGACGCTGTGCAACATACTCCGCAATGTCCTTCTTCATACCATGCCAccaaaatttcttcttcaagtctTGATACATCTTGTTATTACTTGGGTGAACAGTGTATCGTGTTCAATGAGCTTCATCAAGGATGTCTCTCCTCAACTCAACATTGCTAGGAACCACGCTCTCCCATTGCTTGTCTTCAATGTCCCACCTTCTGCAAGATAGAACTCATCTGCTTCCCCACGTTTGGCCTTATTCATGAGATCATGTAGTTCAAGATCATCTTCATGTGCCATTTTGATTCTATCTCCACTCATAGATTCAACCACAAGTGCTGCCATAACAGGAGGTCCACCTGTCATTACCTCATCGATCTGTACAACAGCAAACTGCTGAGATAGCTGGCTCACAATTTCCTCAAGATCTGCCTCATCTTCCCTGTACTTTCTACTCAAAGCAAGAGTAGGGTAGTTCTTCTCATGTTCCTTCAGCTGTCTAGAAGCATAAGTCACAACTTGACCTTGCTGCATAAGGACACATCCCAGTCCTTTCTTCGATGCGTCAGTATAAACAGCATACCCAATTGACTCCATGGGAAATGTCAATACAGGTGCTTCAATTCCTGGAAACTTGCTTCACATTTATCACACCATACAAATAGTGCATTCTTCCTAGTAAGGGCGGTGAGTGGTCCTCACAATGAAGAGAATCGCTCAATGAATCTCCTGTAATAACCTGCTAAGCCCAAGAAGCTACGAATCTCCCGTTCGCTTGTTGGCCTTTCCCAATCAACCACAGCTTGCACTTTTCCTGAATCCATAGCCATTCCATCCTTGTTCACAACATGACCTAAGAATGACACTTCTTCAAGCCAAAATTCACACTTTTTAAACTTGGCAAACAGTCTCTCATCATGCAGCTTCTCCATTACAATTTTTAAGTGACCTTCGTGCTTGGCATAATCAACCGAGTAGACCAATATGTCAGTAATGAATACTACCACAAAAGAATCCATGTATTCATGGAACACTCGATTCATTAAGTCCATGAACACTGACGGAGCATTAGTTAACCTGAAAGGCATCACTAAAAACTCATAGTGGCCATACATTGTTCAGATCGCAATCTTTGGAATGTCCTCTTCTCGCACTCTTAATTGATGGTACCCTGAAAGAAGATCTATTTTCGAGAATACAGAAGCTCCCTTGAGTTGATCGAATAGGTCGTCGATCCTAGGCAAgggatacttgttcttgatagTGACCCTATTCAGCTCACGGAAATCTATGCACATCCGCATAGACCCATCATTCTTCTTCACAAATAGCACCGGCGCTCATCACGGTGATACACTTGGGCGAATGAAGTCCCGGTCAAGTAACTCCTGAAGCTGCTCCTTCAATTCTCTTAACTCAGTCAGTGTCATACGGTAGGGTGCCTTGTGGATAGGATGAGTCCCTGGTACCAAGTCAATGGAGAACTCAACTTCACGATTAAGTGGCAAACCCGTGATTTCGGAGAAAACATCCGAGTAGCTACATACGATCGGAATGTCTTCTAACTTCGCTCGAGTCTTTGGCTTAGCCTGAACATATACTAAGTAGGCCTGTGCTCCATCTCTAACATTCTTGATAGCTTGTATACGGAAAGGAGTGGCAGAGTAGACCGCACATTGGATCTGTAAAATGTAAACTCATCCATGCCATAAGGTCGAAAAGTAACTTCCTGCGACATTTGATACTAGCATTGTACTTCGCTAACCAATCCATGCCCAGAATAACGTCAAAGCCCAACATGCCAAACACAACAAGCTTCACTGGCAAAATTCTTCCTTCAATCACTATAGGACAATTATACACATCTTTTCTACAAGTGATAGTGTCACCAACCGGAGTAGTCACGCACATATTAAGCTCTAGTGGTTCAGTGGTCAGTCTACACAACTTCACATATGACGATGAGATAAACGAATGTGCAGCACCCGAATCAAATAACACGCAAGTTATGCTACCAAACAATGGAATTGTACCTATGACTACATCAGTAGCATTCTCCTTAGCATGCACGCTATCCGAAGTGAGCGAGTAAACCCGTGCTGATGCTGTAGGCCTCAGCTGATTAATGCTGGCCTGTGATCCTTGCCCCCTATACGCACCCATTTGTGTGCACTCCCTAGCAAAGTGGCCTGACTTGCCACATTGGTAACATGCATTCGACCCAGTCTTGTACTTACTAGAATGCAGCTTCCCACACGTGTTGCATCGTGGTCTACTACCACTGCCTTGGCTAGAATAAATGCTCATCCTTCCCTGAGACCCCGCACTACTACTCCCAGATTGTCTCTTGGATGGCGGTGGAGGAGGTGCTCCGAGACGCCGACTGTTTCCTGCTAACAAAATCTGCAGCCGCAATCCTGATCCCTTTTTCTGCCATGGTGGTTGTATGAACCATATCAGTATAGTCTGTCACCTTCATAAAGATGATCATCTTCAGAATGAGCGGCATCAAGCCATCACAAAACCTCTCCACTTTTGTTTCCTCATTAGGAACTAGGGATGGGGCATACCTTGACAACTTATGAAATTCAGCTGAATAGCGTTCAACTGACATAGTCCCCTGCTTCAGATCCTGAAAATCCCTTGCACATTGATGTCTCTGTGCACAAGGGAAGAAGCGATCGTTGAACTCCTGCTTGAAACGCTCCCAGGGGATAGGAACACCCTACCCATACTCTCTAGTCAGGTGGAACTTTTTGGACTTCCACCAATAATTAGCTTCACCCTTGAGCTTTAGAGCTGCATAAGCTACCTTCTAACTTTCTGCGCAGCTCAGCATTTCAGTCAAGTCCTCATGAGAAGTAATCCAGTCATCAGCCATCATAGGCCCCTCCTCACCGAAGAATTCAGGTAAGTTATGCCGACTGAAAAGTGCCGAGGAACACCCGACAGTGTCGATATGCTCTCTCTGTGCAGGTATAGTAGCAATCAAGGCTGTCACAAACTGACCCATATCAAGCATGGGCGaaggaggtggtggtggtggaggtggtggtgCGTTACCGCCGCACCCACGAACAGACTCCTCATCCCGATAGCAGCGTAGAGCCTGGCGTCGTCTGGGCGACATATTCTAGTCTGCACAATGGAATGCCACTTAAAAAACACTGTGCAAGAAAGGCTAAATGTATCACAATATCTATGTAATGCATACAAGaaccctaaaattttcttttattcatatttaagcttttagaatcctAAGGCCCTTTTATTAGACTTAGACTCTAACTCAACCCTAAGTTTCTGCTTTCTGTTTTTCCTAACATACCCTAGAATTaactgctttgataccatttacTGTGACgatcctttttttatttatttatttattttacaaacataaaacgagttATCACAGTGGTACGACTATGTGTCACTTAGTAAAGATAtacacatgccccataacatgcacctgatatacAAAGTTACATCTACAGCAGAATAAATCATGATACCATCAAACATAGCAGAaaagcataactataaataaacTTGTTATCCATACAAAAGTGGCCATAacacaagtctatctatttaaggcttaactacatataactattacaaaagaatgacttATACAAAATAATGAGTGACACATACGTCACAAGCTATATACAAAAGTACTCTAAACAAGGACACCGTAGTCCTATCCCACTACGACTGTCGCTATGGGCTTCAATTGTAGTAACCTAAATAGTAAGCTACCGGATCATCATCCGCCTCAGGAGTACCTGCAATCacaggaatatcatctacacggt is a window of Alnus glutinosa chromosome 4, dhAlnGlut1.1, whole genome shotgun sequence DNA encoding:
- the LOC133866344 gene encoding uncharacterized protein LOC133866344 translates to MSVERYSAEFHKLSRYAPSLVPNEETKVERFCDGLMPLILKMIIFMKKKGSGLRLQILLAGNSRRLGAPPPPPSKRQSGSSSAGSQGRMSIYSSQGSGSRPRCNTCGKLHSSKYKTGSNACYQCGKSGHFARECTQMGAYRGQGSQASINQLRPTASARVYSLTSDSVHAKENATDVVIGTIPLFGSITCVLFDSGAAHSFISSSYVKLCRLTTEPLELNMCVTTPVGDTITCRKDVYNCPIVIEGRILPVKLVVFGMLGFDIQCAVYSATPFRIQAIKNVRDGAQAYLVYVQAKPKTRAKLEDIPIVCSYSDVFSEITGLPLNREVEFSIDLVPGTHPIHKAPYRMTLTELRELKEQLQELLDRDFIRPSVSP